A genomic region of Gemmata massiliana contains the following coding sequences:
- a CDS encoding DUF1549 and DUF1553 domain-containing protein yields MAFALATTAPAFAAPPVEAEERKAVIGQPATIEAFPQTVTLSGVRDARQLVVSGKYGDGSVRDLTGVVDLKVEPTGVVDLQEGGYLRPKKNGNATVTVRANGKEVRVAVTVAGMDKAAPVSFRRDVIAAMNVGGCNMGACHGTPSGKNGFKLSLRGFDPAADYLQLTREQFGRRTGKHDPEQSLLLLKGVGRVPHEGGQRFGATSVPGEVVTAWLAEGLKDDAPSLPAVKKVEVTPPARLLKAPSKWQQLGVVVTFADDSQRDVTRLTNFSSSDPSIADVTPTGMVEFKRSGEVAILCRYLEELVAVRITYLEPRDGFVWPNPAETNFVDTHTFAKLKQMSIAPSELSEDHEFVRRAYLDCIGRMPTTDEAKAFLADKDAKKRDKLIDALVDTPEFADFWALKWADVLRSSRKTIQVKGSYGMQAWLRGHFLKNTPMDKIVQEVITANGNSYSNPPANYYRIAKDPTALAETTAQLFLGVRMQCAKCHNHPFERWSQDDYYGMAAWFARVRTKPEPTIGAKPQNGAVTAEVVFTARDGEVNQPRTGKQMKPRYIGTGDADVKPSEDRRAVLAAWLTSSENAFFSKSVANRVWFHLMGKGIVDPVDDFRDSNPSCNDELLDALAKDFAKNKFDMKVLVKTIMKSRTYQLSAQPNDSNRDDNKYFSHAVTKLLTAEQLLDAICDFTAMPEKFAGLPVGTRAIQLPDGEVNHPFLKAFGQPARELACECERESDGNLAQALQLINGPTVNEKVRGANNRLGKLLAAKMKDDEILSELYFAALGRAPFADEKQIALDHVAKRDDKRKAWEDLVWALVNTREFLFRH; encoded by the coding sequence TTGGCATTCGCACTCGCGACCACAGCTCCCGCGTTCGCGGCCCCGCCGGTTGAGGCGGAAGAGCGCAAGGCCGTCATCGGCCAGCCCGCCACTATCGAAGCGTTCCCGCAAACCGTGACGCTCAGTGGGGTAAGAGACGCCCGCCAGCTTGTCGTCAGCGGGAAGTACGGCGACGGATCGGTGCGCGACCTGACCGGCGTGGTCGATTTGAAGGTCGAACCGACCGGCGTGGTCGATCTGCAAGAAGGTGGGTACCTGCGGCCCAAGAAGAACGGAAACGCGACCGTCACCGTTCGCGCGAACGGCAAAGAGGTCCGCGTGGCCGTGACCGTTGCCGGAATGGACAAAGCCGCCCCGGTTAGCTTCCGCCGCGACGTGATTGCCGCGATGAACGTGGGCGGGTGTAACATGGGCGCGTGTCACGGCACGCCGAGCGGTAAAAACGGCTTCAAGCTCTCGCTCCGCGGGTTCGACCCGGCCGCGGACTACCTGCAACTCACGCGCGAGCAGTTCGGCCGGCGCACCGGGAAGCACGACCCGGAACAGAGCCTCTTGCTGCTCAAGGGCGTGGGCCGCGTTCCGCACGAAGGCGGCCAGCGGTTCGGCGCGACCAGCGTGCCCGGCGAGGTCGTGACCGCGTGGCTCGCGGAGGGGCTGAAGGACGACGCCCCGTCGCTGCCGGCCGTGAAGAAGGTCGAAGTCACCCCGCCGGCGCGCCTGCTGAAGGCCCCGAGCAAGTGGCAGCAACTGGGCGTCGTGGTCACGTTCGCCGACGACTCCCAGCGCGACGTGACCCGGCTCACGAACTTCAGCAGCAGCGACCCGTCCATCGCGGACGTTACGCCGACCGGGATGGTCGAGTTCAAGCGCTCGGGCGAGGTCGCGATCCTGTGCCGGTACCTCGAAGAACTGGTCGCGGTCCGCATCACCTATCTCGAACCGCGCGACGGGTTCGTGTGGCCCAACCCGGCCGAAACGAACTTCGTGGACACGCACACGTTCGCCAAACTCAAGCAGATGAGCATCGCGCCCTCTGAACTGAGCGAGGACCACGAGTTCGTGCGCCGGGCGTACCTCGACTGCATCGGCCGGATGCCCACGACCGACGAGGCCAAGGCCTTCCTCGCGGACAAGGACGCGAAGAAGCGCGACAAGCTCATCGACGCGCTCGTCGACACGCCGGAGTTCGCGGACTTCTGGGCGCTCAAGTGGGCCGACGTGCTGCGCTCGAGCCGCAAGACGATCCAGGTGAAGGGCAGCTACGGCATGCAGGCGTGGCTCCGCGGGCACTTCCTGAAGAACACGCCGATGGACAAGATCGTGCAGGAGGTCATCACCGCCAACGGGAACTCCTACTCGAACCCGCCCGCGAACTACTACCGCATCGCGAAAGACCCGACCGCGCTCGCGGAGACGACCGCGCAACTGTTCCTCGGGGTGCGGATGCAGTGCGCGAAGTGCCACAACCACCCGTTCGAGCGCTGGAGCCAGGACGACTACTACGGCATGGCCGCGTGGTTCGCCCGCGTGCGGACCAAGCCGGAACCGACCATCGGGGCCAAGCCCCAAAACGGCGCCGTGACCGCGGAAGTGGTTTTCACCGCGCGCGACGGCGAGGTGAACCAACCGCGCACCGGCAAGCAGATGAAGCCGCGCTACATCGGCACGGGCGACGCGGACGTGAAGCCGAGCGAGGACCGGCGCGCGGTGCTGGCCGCGTGGCTCACCTCGTCGGAGAACGCCTTCTTCAGCAAATCGGTGGCGAACCGCGTGTGGTTCCACCTGATGGGCAAGGGGATCGTGGACCCGGTGGACGACTTCCGCGACTCCAACCCGTCGTGCAACGATGAACTGCTCGACGCGCTCGCGAAGGACTTCGCCAAGAACAAGTTCGACATGAAGGTGCTGGTGAAGACCATCATGAAGTCGCGGACGTACCAGCTCTCCGCGCAGCCGAACGACTCGAACCGGGACGACAACAAGTACTTCTCGCACGCGGTGACGAAGCTGCTCACCGCCGAGCAACTGCTGGACGCGATCTGCGACTTCACCGCGATGCCGGAGAAGTTCGCCGGGCTGCCGGTGGGCACGCGGGCGATCCAGCTCCCCGACGGCGAGGTGAACCACCCGTTCCTGAAGGCGTTCGGCCAACCCGCCCGCGAACTGGCGTGCGAGTGCGAGCGCGAGAGTGACGGGAACCTCGCGCAAGCCCTGCAACTCATCAACGGGCCGACCGTGAACGAGAAGGTCCGCGGGGCGAACAACCGGCTCGGTAAGCTGCTCGCCGCGAAGATGAAGGACGACGAGATCCTGAGCGAACTGTACTTCGCCGCCCTCGGGCGCGCCCCGTTCGCGGACGAGAAGCAGATCGCGCTGGACCACGTCGCCAAGCGCGACGACAAGCGCAAAGCCTGGGAAGACCTGGTCTGGGCGCTCGTGAACACCCGCGAGTTCCTCTTCCGGCACTAA
- a CDS encoding serine/threonine-protein kinase, whose protein sequence is MHTTHPIADRDALLEAACTAGLFTPNQIQKAVDRTTPGPARTAARALVTSGLLTQFQVDRLLAGRTDGFRIGPYIVLDQIGRGAMSCVYKAKHQTMNRSVAIKVFAADLTRTAEERQAFQSAAQAAGKLTHTNIVTAFDANELHDRFYLVLELVDGPSLDALVRQHGPLPVGEACEFVRQLAHGLSHAHDHGMVHRALEPSGILVTRATPSARSAAKIANFGVPRFEIGAPDFAAPEQFRAPATVDARTDLYSLGCVFYFLLTGHAPFTGGTGGEITRRQLLEDAPRVDRLRPDVPPGVAAIVHRLLMKLPGERFASAAELISHLDAVHVPVAPGSGYISFDTPIAIPYPYDSGYLTGHYGQPDGSGAYPLSHSGFGLPVVEPSPWEQITDEVVCEVTAVDLRNAPAPRKVLKLNPSVHREPAPLWKNAGFLVGAVLLAFMCVGAVIRLVAK, encoded by the coding sequence ATGCACACCACCCACCCGATTGCGGACCGCGACGCGCTGCTGGAAGCGGCCTGTACCGCCGGGTTGTTCACCCCCAATCAAATTCAAAAAGCCGTAGACCGCACGACGCCCGGCCCCGCACGCACCGCGGCCCGCGCCCTCGTGACGTCCGGGCTGCTCACGCAGTTCCAGGTCGATCGCCTGCTCGCCGGGCGCACCGACGGGTTCCGGATCGGCCCGTACATCGTCCTCGACCAGATCGGGCGCGGGGCGATGAGCTGCGTGTACAAGGCGAAGCACCAGACGATGAACCGGTCGGTCGCGATCAAGGTGTTCGCCGCCGATCTGACGCGGACCGCTGAGGAACGCCAGGCGTTTCAGAGTGCGGCGCAGGCGGCCGGTAAACTCACGCACACGAACATCGTCACGGCCTTCGACGCGAACGAGCTGCACGACCGGTTCTACCTCGTGCTGGAACTGGTGGACGGCCCGAGCCTGGACGCGCTCGTTCGGCAACACGGCCCGCTCCCGGTGGGGGAGGCGTGTGAGTTCGTGCGGCAACTCGCGCACGGATTGAGTCATGCCCACGACCACGGAATGGTTCACCGCGCCCTGGAACCGAGCGGGATTCTCGTCACGCGGGCGACACCGTCCGCGCGGTCCGCGGCCAAGATCGCGAACTTCGGCGTCCCGCGGTTCGAGATCGGGGCGCCCGATTTCGCCGCGCCGGAACAATTCCGCGCTCCCGCGACGGTCGATGCACGCACCGATCTGTACTCGCTCGGCTGTGTCTTCTACTTCCTTCTGACCGGGCACGCACCGTTTACGGGCGGTACGGGGGGAGAGATCACGCGCCGGCAGTTGCTGGAAGACGCCCCGCGTGTTGATCGCTTGCGCCCGGACGTGCCGCCCGGAGTGGCCGCGATCGTTCACCGACTGTTGATGAAGTTACCCGGCGAGCGGTTCGCGTCCGCCGCGGAACTGATTAGCCACCTCGACGCGGTTCACGTGCCGGTTGCGCCCGGGTCCGGGTACATCAGCTTCGATACACCGATCGCCATACCGTACCCCTACGACAGCGGCTACCTTACCGGGCACTACGGCCAGCCGGACGGCTCGGGCGCGTACCCGCTGTCGCACTCGGGGTTCGGGCTCCCGGTTGTGGAGCCGTCGCCGTGGGAACAGATCACCGACGAGGTCGTGTGCGAAGTGACCGCGGTGGATTTGAGGAACGCGCCCGCCCCGCGAAAGGTGCTCAAGCTCAACCCGTCCGTTCACCGCGAACCGGCGCCGCTCTGGAAGAACGCCGGGTTCCTCGTCGGCGCCGTGCTGCTGGCCTTTATGTGCGTCGGCGCGGTCATCAGGCTGGTGGCGAAGTAG
- a CDS encoding MFS transporter: MPQRYFIVGITAFAALLLYIDRVCISILADPIQTDLALSEEQKESALGAFFFTYALFQIPVGALADRYGPRLVLSVSIALWSVVTAMTGLAWSFGALFGVRLLLGLSEAGAYPAAASLIKRWARPDERGRFNSVVSLGGRVGGAFAPTLTTTLGKLLAGVAIAGIAAGESGMNWRGVFVLYGVCGLVVALLFWLVVRDHPPEPHPEPTRVVPEQDSGADWHALPPVPPGAEPEIGEHATPPVNTAPPPFKRQLITLASNRGMWFFGTLQFCNNISWAFLVTLLPTYLKDANVDISLRSTIQTGVLLAGCVGMIVGGMVTDAIRQRLGARWGRSVPIATTMALGAAMCAVLSSAPGLWFAVTALALMAFCQDLGIPSVWAYAQDVGGKSVGAALGFGNMLGNFGAALSPRLLGETKRIGGWEAAFAICATCYVIAAICGLMLDATKPVEKPTSPPA, encoded by the coding sequence ATGCCCCAGCGCTATTTCATCGTCGGTATCACCGCTTTCGCCGCACTACTGCTGTACATCGATCGCGTTTGTATCTCGATTCTCGCGGATCCTATTCAGACCGATCTCGCGCTGAGCGAGGAGCAGAAAGAAAGCGCGCTCGGTGCGTTCTTCTTCACTTACGCCCTGTTCCAGATCCCGGTGGGGGCGCTCGCGGACCGGTACGGCCCGCGCCTCGTCCTCAGCGTGTCGATCGCGCTGTGGTCGGTGGTCACGGCAATGACCGGGCTGGCGTGGTCGTTCGGGGCGCTATTCGGGGTGCGGCTGCTCCTGGGCTTGTCCGAGGCCGGCGCGTACCCGGCCGCGGCCAGTCTCATCAAGCGGTGGGCGCGCCCAGACGAACGCGGGCGCTTCAACTCGGTGGTTTCGCTGGGCGGGCGCGTTGGCGGAGCGTTCGCACCGACGCTCACCACGACACTCGGCAAGCTCCTCGCAGGCGTCGCCATTGCGGGCATCGCTGCGGGCGAATCCGGGATGAACTGGCGCGGCGTGTTCGTTCTGTACGGTGTGTGCGGTTTAGTCGTTGCGCTTTTGTTCTGGCTCGTTGTCCGCGATCACCCGCCGGAACCGCACCCGGAACCGACGCGCGTGGTCCCCGAACAAGACTCGGGAGCCGACTGGCACGCGCTTCCGCCCGTACCTCCGGGAGCAGAACCTGAAATCGGCGAACACGCGACTCCACCCGTGAACACCGCACCTCCGCCGTTCAAGCGCCAACTCATCACGCTCGCCAGTAACCGGGGCATGTGGTTCTTCGGCACGCTCCAGTTCTGCAACAACATTTCGTGGGCGTTCCTCGTCACGTTGCTCCCGACCTACTTGAAGGACGCGAACGTAGACATCTCGCTGCGCAGCACCATTCAAACCGGCGTGCTCCTCGCGGGGTGCGTAGGCATGATCGTCGGCGGGATGGTAACGGACGCGATCCGCCAGCGGCTCGGCGCCCGGTGGGGGCGGAGCGTGCCCATCGCGACGACGATGGCGCTGGGGGCCGCGATGTGCGCGGTTCTGAGTTCGGCCCCTGGACTGTGGTTCGCGGTCACAGCGCTAGCGCTGATGGCGTTCTGCCAGGACTTGGGGATTCCGTCCGTGTGGGCTTACGCCCAGGACGTGGGCGGAAAGAGCGTCGGGGCCGCGCTCGGCTTCGGGAACATGCTGGGCAACTTCGGCGCGGCACTTTCGCCGCGGTTGTTGGGCGAAACGAAACGGATCGGTGGGTGGGAAGCCGCGTTCGCGATTTGTGCGACGTGTTACGTTATCGCTGCCATCTGTGGACTGATGCTCGATGCGACGAAGCCCGTCGAGAAGCCTACTTCGCCACCAGCCTGA
- a CDS encoding DinB family protein, which yields MASPQELADQYLAGAEQVRAAVAGMTREQLAARPVANKWSTLEVVCHISDFESVLADRMKRIIALASEVPLLMSADETLFAQELGYNQRDAEEELALIEATRRQMARIIRGLTPEQLQRTGNHNKRGLQTLERVIQLAINHIPHHLTFIGEKRKALEA from the coding sequence ATGGCTTCCCCTCAAGAACTGGCCGATCAGTACCTCGCCGGCGCCGAACAGGTCCGCGCCGCGGTCGCCGGCATGACCCGCGAGCAACTCGCTGCGCGCCCCGTCGCGAACAAATGGAGCACGCTGGAAGTCGTCTGTCACATCAGCGATTTCGAGTCGGTCCTCGCCGACCGCATGAAGCGAATCATCGCGCTGGCCAGCGAAGTACCGCTCCTGATGAGCGCGGACGAAACGCTGTTCGCGCAGGAACTCGGGTACAACCAGCGCGACGCGGAGGAGGAGTTGGCGCTGATCGAAGCGACCCGCAGACAAATGGCGCGCATCATCCGCGGGCTGACCCCAGAACAGCTCCAGCGCACCGGCAACCACAACAAGCGCGGGCTGCAAACGCTGGAGCGGGTGATTCAACTGGCGATCAACCACATTCCGCACCACCTCACGTTCATCGGCGAGAAGCGCAAAGCCCTGGAAGCGTAG